A single window of Aminobacterium mobile DSM 12262 DNA harbors:
- a CDS encoding LysR family transcriptional regulator, protein MTLNQLRVFCATVEEGSFRRAGEKLFLSQPSVSQYIAALEKNYDVKLFNRRGRSFAVTPEGRILYMLACDLLKRADAIPEKFRDMQLLKYGQLHLGTTASYSKTIIPFIIKEFRHKFPHIEICLKINSEKTLFSMIEQDEIELAFLGCNPLLSPPSSCTLKSLGRSPFVLIASPDHPWATRTIIHPSDLLKEPFITYTNKTALYYYLNDFFLNYRLKIPQLIQVDNEEILTGLVSQGIGIGIATEIAVRKDVQHKEVVILPLRGFHSINREIFLVHSTVKGFSYAGWEMGKIAEKVASEVLGTAYSAKD, encoded by the coding sequence GTGACTTTAAACCAATTACGGGTTTTTTGCGCCACAGTTGAAGAAGGATCCTTCCGACGAGCTGGAGAAAAACTTTTTCTTTCTCAACCTTCAGTAAGTCAATATATTGCAGCGCTAGAAAAAAATTATGACGTTAAGCTCTTTAACAGAAGAGGGCGGAGTTTCGCAGTAACGCCTGAAGGAAGAATTCTCTATATGCTTGCATGTGATCTCTTAAAACGAGCAGATGCTATTCCAGAAAAATTTCGCGATATGCAATTACTAAAATACGGGCAACTCCATTTAGGAACAACTGCTTCTTATTCGAAGACAATCATCCCTTTCATAATTAAGGAGTTTCGCCATAAATTTCCTCACATAGAGATATGTTTGAAAATAAATTCTGAAAAAACGCTTTTTTCTATGATCGAGCAAGACGAAATAGAGCTTGCCTTTTTAGGATGTAACCCTCTTCTTTCCCCTCCTTCGTCCTGTACACTTAAATCTCTTGGAAGAAGCCCCTTTGTCCTTATTGCCTCTCCTGATCATCCATGGGCAACACGTACGATCATCCATCCTTCTGATCTCTTAAAAGAACCTTTTATTACATATACGAATAAGACTGCTCTTTATTATTATTTAAACGACTTTTTTCTTAACTATCGCCTTAAAATACCTCAATTGATACAGGTAGATAATGAGGAGATTCTTACGGGGCTCGTTTCTCAAGGTATCGGTATTGGAATAGCAACAGAAATAGCGGTAAGGAAAGACGTGCAACATAAAGAAGTGGTGATACTCCCTCTACGAGGATTTCATAGTATAAACCGCGAAATCTTCCTCGTTCACTCCACAGTAAAAGGATTTTCTTATGCAGGCTGGGAAATGGGGAAAATTGCTGAAAAAGTTGCTTCAGAAGTGCTAGGAACAGCCTATAGTGCGAAAGACTAA
- a CDS encoding YgeY family selenium metabolism-linked hydrolase, with the protein MKEKERETDLIQLCQELIRRPSLSGKERDIAHYIADVMRFIGYDEVSIDSLGNVVGRIAFHAPGKRLLFESQMDHVDPGTLADWSFYPYGAFIKDGCIYGRGASDQKGCLAAMVMAGAELKDKFYDTLKGELVVAGTVFQERFEGIASRSVASTFPPDYVVLGEATDLKVKRGQRGRAEIVIETQGRMAHSSNPELGSNPADAMISILSSIYQFFTPSFQPFFGENVLVLTTLHTYPDLGTGLVPEICRAIFDLRISPDDSPESVIEKFGIFIDQVKDSLHGIKVKIFVSETEERTYTGAPIRGKHFASAWALSPDSEYLKKVLNAVMALDVESRLSDSPGFGTNGCYYAGELGIPTVAFGPSGEGQVHSVDEYIEINDLLRAFRGYEGIAREVLA; encoded by the coding sequence ATGAAGGAAAAAGAAAGAGAAACAGATCTCATTCAATTGTGTCAGGAGTTAATACGACGACCGAGCTTGTCAGGTAAAGAGAGAGACATTGCCCATTACATTGCAGATGTGATGAGGTTCATCGGTTACGATGAAGTTTCGATTGACTCTCTTGGGAATGTAGTGGGTCGCATTGCTTTTCATGCTCCAGGTAAGCGTCTTCTCTTTGAATCTCAAATGGATCATGTCGATCCGGGGACTCTTGCTGATTGGAGTTTTTATCCCTATGGTGCATTTATAAAAGATGGTTGTATCTATGGCCGGGGAGCTTCAGATCAAAAGGGATGCCTAGCCGCTATGGTGATGGCAGGAGCAGAGTTAAAAGATAAGTTTTATGACACTTTGAAAGGCGAACTCGTGGTTGCGGGGACCGTGTTTCAAGAGCGTTTTGAAGGTATTGCTTCTCGGTCTGTAGCTTCTACTTTTCCTCCAGATTATGTTGTTTTAGGGGAAGCTACGGATCTAAAGGTAAAACGTGGTCAGCGGGGACGTGCCGAAATAGTAATTGAAACGCAAGGACGGATGGCGCACTCTTCTAATCCAGAGCTAGGTTCAAACCCAGCTGATGCCATGATATCAATTCTTTCTTCGATTTATCAGTTCTTTACTCCCTCCTTCCAACCTTTTTTTGGGGAGAATGTTCTCGTTCTTACAACTCTTCATACGTATCCTGATTTGGGGACAGGACTTGTTCCAGAGATTTGCCGAGCGATTTTTGACTTGCGTATTTCTCCAGATGATTCTCCAGAATCTGTAATTGAAAAATTTGGAATTTTCATAGATCAAGTGAAAGATTCCTTACATGGAATTAAGGTTAAAATTTTTGTCTCTGAAACAGAAGAACGAACATATACAGGAGCTCCCATCAGAGGAAAACACTTTGCCAGCGCGTGGGCTTTATCACCTGATTCGGAATATCTAAAAAAAGTTCTGAATGCTGTTATGGCTTTAGATGTGGAAAGTAGATTATCAGATTCTCCAGGGTTTGGTACTAATGGTTGTTATTATGCGGGGGAATTAGGAATTCCTACAGTTGCTTTTGGCCCTTCAGGAGAAGGGCAAGTCCA